From a single Aspergillus puulaauensis MK2 DNA, chromosome 2, nearly complete sequence genomic region:
- the SLA1 gene encoding cytoskeletal protein-binding protein SLA1 (BUSCO:EOG09261404;~COG:Z;~EggNog:ENOG410PJ25;~InterPro:IPR007131,IPR013182,IPR013761,IPR035821, IPR035800,IPR029922,IPR001452,IPR036028,IPR038159;~PFAM:PF07653,PF00018,PF08226,PF14604,PF03983;~go_function: GO:0005515 - protein binding [Evidence IEA];~go_function: GO:0008092 - cytoskeletal protein binding [Evidence IEA];~go_function: GO:0030674 - protein-macromolecule adaptor activity [Evidence IEA];~go_function: GO:0042802 - identical protein binding [Evidence IEA];~go_function: GO:0043130 - ubiquitin binding [Evidence IEA];~go_process: GO:0006897 - endocytosis [Evidence IEA]) gives MGFIGVYTSIYDYHPQAQGELELREGDLLYILEKSDEDDWWRAKKKADRDDEDEPEGLVPNNYVEQANPIHTAKALYDYTRQTDEEVSFSEDASLDVYDISDPDWTLVGVNTDFGFAPSNYIEITEDSVNHAAYNQAPASPEPPSPAVAAPVPEPATPSLPQRPEAAPTEEVGGAPVSRSPTEAAQNPAAAAIASILHEQHGAPGSDRDIPPPPQPPRPSEPQVAREPSPPAPKLPRRPPSEQLASPVHLDSPAPELSPVPNPRHASLREGDGGPRESPPYNRVGRTAPRSPSGYHMYNINEMVEVMGKRKKMPTTLGINIATGTIFISPEDEGEVQEWTAEKLTHYSIEGKHVFIDLVRPSKSVDFHAGAKDTAREIASALGEISGAFRAEGLREVIEAGAGGGGAQKKGNILYEFMAQGDDEVTVDVGDEVVIVDDSKSDEWWMVRRIKNGKEGVVPSSYVEISGFVTPAPPAATAVESGLSAVERNRLEEARLAKEATRKSVSETAEPRSPQHHKRDSKSSQRSKPDPAKVRTWIDRSKAFTVEAQFIGLQDGKIHLHKTNGIKIAVPIPKMSSEDLEYVEKVTGISLDEDKPLSDLRRQPRDKARSEGKSGATFQQSDYDWFDFFLKAGVGVHQCERYAQNFAKDSMDESVLPDISPETLRTLGLKEGDILRVMKYLDGMFGRTGRKGKPLNVSFGGEEVMGNGEDSGSLFAGPGGTLRNNTRKGRPAPPLQTNDVVDPKVFEQKDGIKPAEAKTGTPPPAAAAAEKPVQKGFDDDAWEVKTPTQTSAPAASSQPPAATNQAPTAAMADLSLLQAPLQPTPTQSAPAPAQSPPAAQPIQAQPTAVPVQSQPTGASPGFFQQLAQVPQQSRQRPQAPQAMGQNSLIPPPPQRPLSAPQNMPQQQPFGLPQLQPQLTGLPQQGQQMTGAGFQQPFQPQQTGFIAPNQFQNGLMPQPTGFQPQSQFGIQQQQQTGFQGLAPQQTGFGGFQASPQQPMQTGINSILPPALQPQPTGMNGSGSMAYSPSPPPIPPIPQQPTAMPLQAQKTGPAPPIRFGVKPDAPKKLTPQPTGKANLSQATPTNPFGF, from the exons ATGGGTTTCATCGGTGTCTATACCTCCATCTACGACTACCACCCGCAAGCGCAGGGCGAATTAGAGCTGCGTGAAGGCGATTTACTTTACATTCTCGAGAAaagcgatgaggacgatTGGTGGAGAGCTAAAAAGAAGGCGGACCgggacgatgaagatgagccCGAGGGTCTAGTGCCTAATAACTACGTCGAGCAG GCCAACCCAATTCACACTGCGAAAGCGCTCTATGATTATACACGCCAGACAGATGAAGAGGTATCTTTCTCAGAGGATGCGAGCTTGGATGTTTACGACATCTCGGACCCGGACTGGACCCTGGTTGGAGTCAATACAGATTTCGGATTCGCTCCGTCAAATTACATTGAGATCACTGAGGATTCTGTAAACCATGCGGCATATAATCAGGCGCCTGCGTCACCGgaacctccctctcccgccGTTGCTGCTCCAGTCCCCGAACCAGCAACCCCTAGCCTTCCGCAGCGCCCGGAGGCAGCGCCAACGGAAGAAGTCGGCGGCGCACCTGTCTCGAGATCTCCCACCGAGGCCGCCCAAAATCCCGCTGCTGCGGCAATAGCCAGTATTCTTCACGAGCAACATGGGGCTCCAGGGTCGGATAGGGATATTCCCCCGCCCCCACAACCCCCGCGGCCCTCCGAACCCCAAGTGGCCCGCGAACCTTCACCCCCGGCTCCCAAACTGCCTCGAAGACCTCCCTCAGAGCAGTTGGCCTCTCCGGTTCATCTTGACTCGCCCGCGCCCGAGCTCTCACCTGTTCCCAATCCCAGACATGCTTCGTTACGAGAAGGTGACGGTGGGCCCCGGGAATCGCCCCCGTATAACCGGGTTGGACGGACAGCACCGCGTTCTCCATCCGGATATCATATGTACAATATCAACGAAATGGTTGAGGTTATGGGtaaaaggaagaagatgcccACGACGCTGGGAATCAACATTGCCACAGGGACTATTTTCATCTCGccggaggacgagggggaaGTGCAGGAGTGGACTGCCGAAAAGCTTACCCATTACTCAATTGAAGGAAAGCACGTCTTTATCGATCTCGTTCGTCCTAGCAAGAGTGTGGACTTCCATGCCGGAGCCAAGGACACGGCGCGCGAGATCGCCTCGGCGCTAGGTGAGATTTCTGGAGCTTTCCGTGCAGAGGGCTTACGGGAAGTTATTGAGGCCGGCGCTGGGGGTGGTGGCGCACAGAAGAAAGGAAATATCCTATATGAATTCATGGCGCAAGGTGACGATGAGGTCACAGTTGATGTGGGCGATGAAGTGGTCATCGTAGATGACTCCAAGTCCGACGAATGGTGGATGGTCCGACGCATCAAGAACGGTAAGGAGGGTGTAGTTCCAAGTAGCTACGTGGAAATCAGTGGGTTTGTTACACCGGCGCCTCCGGCCGCAACGGCTGTTGAATCTGGATTGTCGGCCGTGGAGAGGAACAGGCTTGAAGAGGCACGTCTGGCTAAAGAGGCCACTCGAAAATCCGTATCGGAAACGGCTGAACCGCGAAGCCCACAG CATCACAAGAGAGACAGCAAGAGTAGCCAGAGGTCCA AGCCTGACCCGGCAAAGGTGAGGACGTGGATTGACCGGTCCAAGGCGTTCACCGTGGAGGCCCAGTTCATTGGCTTGCAGGATGGCAAAATCCATCTGCACAAGACGAACGGAATCAAAATTGCGGTCCCAATTCCGAAAATGTCTTCCGAGGACTTGGAGTATGTCGAAAAAGTTACCGGTATCTCGCTCGACGAAGACAAACCGTTGTCCGACCTTCGGCGCCAGCCTCGAGACAAGGCGCGGAGCGAAGGGAAATCTGGCGCTACTTTCCAACAGTCTGACTATGATTGGTTCGATTTCTTTCTCAAGGCTGGTGTTGGCGTTCATCAATGTGAACGATACGCGCAAAACTTTGCGAAAGATTCGATGGATGAAAGTGTTCTCCCTGATATCAGTCCGGAAACTTTGCGCACGTTGGGCCTAAAAGAAGGCGATATTTTACGAGTTATGAAGTACTTGGATGGCATGTTTGGGCGGACCGGCCGCAAGGGGAAGCCGCTCAATGTCAGCTttggtggggaggaggtcaTGGGCAATGGCGAGGATTCTGGAAGTCTCTTTGCCGGGCCCGGTGGAACGCTGCGCAACAACACTCGGAAGGGTCGGCCAGCGCCCCCGCTTCAGACAAATGATGTGGTTGATCCGAAGGTGTTTGAGCAGAAGGATGGCATAAAGCCAGCGGAAGCCAAGACTGGTACTCCTCCACCGGcggctgccgctgctgagaAACCTGTCCAAAAGGGCTTCGATGACGATGCATGGGAAGTAAAGACTCCGACGCAAACGTCAGCTCCGGCAGCAAGCTCACAGCCTCCCGCTGCGACTAACCAAGCACCAActgcagccatggcggatTTATCGCTGCTTCAAGCACCTCTTCAACCGACTCCCACGCAGTCGGCTCCCGCTCCTGCTCAGTCACCCCCAGCAGCGCAGCCTATCCAAGCTCAGCCGACTGCAGTGCCTGTTCAGTCGCAGCCAACAGGAGCCTCGCCAGGCTTTTTTCAACAACTTGCCCAGGTTCCGCAACAGTCCAGACAACGCCCACAAGCTCCTCAGGCCATGGGTCAAAACTCTCTTataccaccgccgccccAACGGCCGCTCTCTGCGCCTCAGAACATgcctcagcaacaacccttTGGCCTTCCTCAGCTACAACCGCAGCTGACAGGCTTGCCTCAGCAAGGTCAACAAATGACGGGCGCTGGATTCCAGCAGCCGTTCCAGCCACAGCAAACCGGGTTCATTGCTCCAAACCAATTTCAGAACGGACTTATGCCGCAGCCTACAGGCTTCCAGCCCCAGTCGCAATTCGGgattcagcagcagcagcagactggTTTCCAGGGTCTCGCCCCACAACAAACGGGTTTCGGTGGTTTCCAAGCCtcacctcaacaaccaaTGCAAACTGGCATCAACTCTATTCTCCCCCCTGCCTTGCAGCCTCAACCCACTGGTATGAATGGCTCAGGGTCCATGGCCTATTCTCCATCCCCTCCCCCGATACCGCCCATCCCCCAGCAACCCACAGCTATGCCTTTACAGGCACAGAAGACTGGTCCAGCGCCCCCAATCCGATTTGGTGTCAAGCCTGATGCTCCCAAGAAGCTTACTCCACAGCCGACAGGAAAAGCAAACCTCTCACAAGCTA CTCCCACGAATCCGTTCGGCTTTTAG